A single Salmo trutta chromosome 14, fSalTru1.1, whole genome shotgun sequence DNA region contains:
- the eif2s2 gene encoding eukaryotic translation initiation factor 2 subunit 2, which produces MSGDDEMIFDPNMSKKKKKKKKPFMLDEEGGDGASEDAPQPETKEVEMDGGEDREVDFDEDEGRRKEISDDLDDLNFFNQKKKKKKKTKTFDNDVEDGMKELKIEAEPSETNDEDDLMLELGKKKRKSKAVNFDMDDDMEIKDDAQEDEDGKNTDDITFSSTQSGPAWAGSERDYTYDELLNRVFNIMREKNPDMVAGEKRKFVMKPPQVVRVGTKKSSFVNFTDICKLLHRQPKHLLAFLLAELGTSGSIDGTNQLIIKGRFQQKQIENVLRRYIKEYVTCHTCRSPDTILQKDTRLYFLQCETCHSRCSVASIKAGFQAVTGKRAQLRAKAN; this is translated from the exons ATGTCGGGAGACGACGAG ATGATATTTGACCCCAACATGtccaagaagaagaaaaagaagaagaagccttTCATGTTGGATGAAGAAGGAGGGGACGGTGCAAGTGAGGATGCTCCACAGCCAGAAACGAAGGAGGtggagatggatggaggagaggacagagaggtggactTTGATGAGGATGAGGGAAGGAGGAAAG AAATCTCAGATGACCTGGACGACTTAAATTTCTTCaaccagaagaagaagaaaaagaagaaaacaAAGACATTTGACAATGACGTAGAGGATGGAATGAAG GAGCTGAAAATTGAGGCAGAGCCCTCCGAAACCAACGACGAGGACGACTTGATGTTAGAACTAGGAAAAAAGAAAAGGAAGTCAAAGGCTGTGAATTTCGACATGGATGACGACATGGAAATCAAAGATGACG CCCAGGAAGATGAAGATGGAAAGAACACTGACGACATCACGTTCAGCAGCACACAGTCGGGCCCTGCGTGGGCGGGCTCAGAGAGAGACTACACATATGACGAG CTGCTGAACCGCGTCTTCAACATCATGCGGGAGAAGAACCCTGACATGGTGGCTGGGGAGAAGAGGAAGTTTGTCATGAAGCCTCCCCAGGTGGTCCGAGTGGGCACCAAGAAGTCCTCCTTCGTTAACTTCACAGACATCTGCAAACT GTTGCATCGCCAGCCAAAACATCTCCTGGCTTTCTTGTTGGCTGAGCTTGGAACAAG tgGTTCTATAGATGGAACTAATCAGCTCATCATCAAAGGAAGATTCCAGCAGAAACAGATAGAGAATGTCTTACGAAGATATATTA AGGAGTATGTGACGTGCCATACATGCCGCTCCCCTGACACCATCCTCCAGAAGGACACACGACTCTACTTCCTGCAGTGCGAGACATGCCACTCCCGCTGCTCCGTTGCCAGCATCAAGGCTGGTTTCCAGGCCGTCACGGGCAAGAGGGCACAGCTCCGCGCCAAAGCCAATTAA